The following proteins are encoded in a genomic region of Mahella australiensis 50-1 BON:
- the polX gene encoding DNA polymerase/3'-5' exonuclease PolX, with amino-acid sequence MDKKQIADVLNDIGLLLELKGELPFKSRAYYNAARAIEMQEKDIDELIALNELKDIKGIGDAITKKITELATTGHLEYYERLKKEIPPGLIEMLKIPGLGPKRIQTLYKKLGITTIGELEYACIENRLLELEGFGRKMQENILKGIQYVKRYQGQFLYCDAKRAADRLLDEIKSIQSIYDISIAGALRRRKEITKDIDMVAASDTPQSVIDAFTALPSVESIIASGDTKASVRLFSGINADLRVVLTGQYPYALHHFTGSKEHNTAMRHRARQMGIKINEYGLFRGEEFISCSDEYEFFHALGLGYIPPELREDMGEIEAAEKGMLPELIEGSDIKGLFHIHTAYSDGITTVSDMVKAAMARGYTYMGISDHSQSAFYAGGLKPEILRRQWREIDDLNRSLDGFHIFKGVECDILPDGSLDYDDGLLSEFDFVIASVHSHFNMTEQQMTARLLAAVSNPYVTILGHPSGRLLLAREEYRLDMDAVIDACAAHGVVMELNANPHRLDMDWRWCRIAKERNVKIAINPDAHDISGLDDMEYGIGIARKGWLEAGDVLNAIPLNDIVSYLERRRRKN; translated from the coding sequence ATGGATAAAAAACAGATAGCGGATGTACTCAATGACATAGGCCTCCTGCTGGAGCTCAAAGGCGAACTTCCGTTTAAGTCCAGAGCCTATTACAATGCAGCTAGAGCTATAGAGATGCAGGAAAAAGATATAGACGAGCTGATAGCCCTAAACGAATTGAAAGATATAAAGGGCATAGGGGACGCCATAACCAAAAAAATAACCGAATTGGCTACTACCGGTCACCTGGAATATTATGAGAGGCTCAAAAAAGAAATACCACCCGGTCTCATAGAGATGCTTAAGATACCGGGTCTCGGGCCCAAACGCATACAAACCCTTTATAAAAAACTGGGCATAACGACCATAGGCGAACTGGAATATGCTTGTATAGAAAATAGGCTGCTAGAGCTGGAGGGCTTCGGACGTAAAATGCAGGAGAATATATTGAAGGGTATACAATACGTGAAACGCTATCAAGGTCAATTTCTGTATTGCGATGCTAAAAGAGCAGCTGATCGGCTGCTGGATGAGATTAAGAGTATCCAGAGCATATACGATATCTCTATTGCTGGTGCATTAAGGCGCCGGAAGGAGATCACCAAGGATATAGACATGGTGGCTGCATCGGATACGCCGCAATCTGTCATAGATGCGTTTACAGCATTGCCGTCGGTGGAGAGCATCATAGCAAGCGGCGATACAAAAGCGTCGGTGCGCTTGTTCTCCGGCATAAATGCCGATTTAAGGGTGGTGTTGACCGGGCAATATCCATATGCCTTGCATCATTTCACCGGCAGCAAGGAGCATAATACTGCCATGCGGCATAGGGCTAGGCAGATGGGCATAAAGATAAACGAATACGGGCTTTTCAGAGGAGAAGAGTTCATTTCCTGCAGCGATGAATATGAATTCTTCCATGCTCTGGGCTTGGGATACATTCCACCGGAGCTTCGCGAGGATATGGGGGAGATAGAGGCCGCTGAAAAAGGCATGCTTCCCGAGCTTATAGAGGGCAGCGATATAAAAGGCCTGTTTCATATCCATACGGCTTACAGCGATGGTATAACCACCGTATCGGACATGGTAAAGGCGGCTATGGCCAGAGGATATACATATATGGGTATATCCGATCACAGTCAATCAGCGTTCTATGCAGGAGGACTAAAACCAGAAATTTTACGCAGGCAATGGCGCGAGATAGACGATCTGAACCGTTCGTTGGATGGCTTTCATATTTTTAAAGGCGTAGAATGCGATATATTGCCTGACGGCAGCTTGGATTATGATGATGGCCTGCTGTCAGAATTCGATTTCGTTATAGCGTCGGTTCATTCGCACTTCAATATGACCGAACAACAGATGACGGCTCGACTGCTCGCGGCAGTATCAAATCCGTATGTCACCATATTGGGGCATCCCAGCGGCAGACTGCTGTTGGCCAGGGAAGAATATAGACTGGATATGGACGCTGTTATCGATGCCTGTGCTGCGCACGGCGTGGTAATGGAATTAAATGCTAATCCACATAGGCTGGACATGGATTGGCGATGGTGTCGGATAGCCAAGGAAAGAAACGTTAAAATAGCTATAAATCCCGATGCCCATGATATCTCCGGTTTAGACGATATGGAATACGGCATAGGTATAGCACGTAAAGGTTGGTTGGAGGCCGGCGACGTGCTCAATGCCATACCGTTGAACGATATAGTATCATATTTGGAGCGTCGCAGGCGCAAAAATTGA
- the alaS gene encoding alanine--tRNA ligase gives MERLKVDDIRDRFLHFFESKGHLILPSFPLIPKNDKSLLLINSGMAPLKPYFTGQETPPSKRVTTCQKCIRTPDIERVGKTARHGTFFEMLGNFSFGDYFKKEAIPWAWEFVTQVLGLPVDRLWVSIYEQDDEAFDIWHNDVGLPEERIVRMGKEDNFWEIGVGPCGPCSELYFDRGEDKGCGKPDCGVGCECDRFVEFWNLVFTQFYRNEDGTYDKLEHPNIDTGMGLERMAVIMQGVDSIFEIDTIGAILDYVAEIAGVSYGSDDKNDMSLRVITDHARSAAFMAGDGILPSNEGRGYVMRRLIRRAIRHGRLLGIRDPFLYRVTDQVIEHFKGAYPELAQRRDFILRVINMEEERFDQTLDQGMLRLEEIIERMRAQGINTLNGEDAFKLYDTYGFPLDLTQEILSERGMKIDTDGFEKQMQAQKERARAARKQTNYMGSDEDIYAELPDDVISVFTGYDRLEDDGVVSAIVVDGELRNVAVEGDEVEIILDRTPFYAQSGGQVGDTGWLYGNGARAEVYDCKKATGRRIIHLGRMVEGSLAVGDKVHATVDEERRMATARNHTATHLLHKALRDTLGAHVEQAGSLVTPDRLRFDFSHFAPMTQQELDRVEYEVNKHILDDLEVTIEEMAIEEARKTGAMALFDEKYGDKVRVVSIDAYSKELCGGTHLKRTGQAGLFKIISESGVAAGVRRVEAVTGFGVLEHFKQQQQLLDAVAVILKTAPKDIPSRVEALLKEIKDFKQQVQDAKNKKAVSIDDIMSSADAIGDTRIIVYRVDNVDMQSMRNMLDNIKDRLKDGVAVLAGVCDGKVNIVAGATKSAVQQGIHAGNLAKRIAASLGGSGGGRPDMGQAGAKNAEALDKALAGARDIISEQMKAKVES, from the coding sequence ATGGAAAGGCTTAAGGTAGACGATATAAGGGATAGATTCTTGCATTTTTTTGAAAGCAAAGGGCATTTGATACTGCCTAGTTTTCCTTTGATACCAAAAAACGATAAGAGTCTGTTGTTGATAAATTCCGGCATGGCACCGCTTAAACCGTATTTTACCGGCCAAGAGACGCCGCCGAGCAAGAGGGTGACCACGTGCCAGAAATGCATACGCACGCCGGACATAGAACGTGTGGGAAAAACAGCGCGCCACGGCACATTCTTTGAAATGCTGGGCAATTTCTCATTTGGCGATTACTTTAAAAAAGAAGCTATACCGTGGGCGTGGGAATTCGTTACGCAAGTGCTGGGCCTACCTGTGGACAGGCTGTGGGTTAGCATATATGAACAAGACGACGAAGCCTTCGATATATGGCATAATGATGTCGGCCTGCCTGAGGAGCGTATAGTGCGCATGGGCAAAGAGGATAATTTCTGGGAAATAGGCGTAGGACCGTGCGGACCATGTTCGGAACTGTACTTCGATCGGGGGGAGGATAAAGGCTGTGGCAAACCCGATTGCGGCGTCGGGTGTGAGTGCGATAGATTTGTGGAATTTTGGAATCTCGTATTCACACAGTTTTATCGCAATGAAGACGGCACATATGACAAATTGGAGCATCCAAATATAGATACCGGTATGGGATTGGAGCGCATGGCGGTCATAATGCAGGGTGTCGATTCGATATTCGAAATAGATACTATAGGGGCAATTCTGGATTATGTAGCTGAAATAGCCGGTGTATCTTACGGAAGCGATGACAAAAATGATATGTCGCTCCGAGTTATAACCGACCATGCCCGCAGCGCTGCGTTTATGGCGGGAGACGGCATACTTCCGTCAAACGAAGGGCGTGGCTATGTCATGCGCAGACTGATACGCAGGGCCATAAGGCACGGTCGCCTGCTCGGTATACGCGATCCTTTTTTGTATAGGGTAACCGATCAGGTTATAGAGCACTTCAAAGGAGCATATCCGGAATTAGCTCAGCGCAGGGATTTCATACTGCGCGTTATAAATATGGAAGAAGAGCGTTTCGATCAAACGCTGGATCAGGGCATGCTTCGTCTAGAGGAGATAATAGAACGCATGAGAGCGCAAGGTATTAATACGCTTAACGGCGAAGATGCGTTCAAGCTATACGATACCTATGGTTTCCCATTGGATCTTACACAGGAAATATTGAGCGAACGCGGCATGAAGATAGACACGGACGGTTTCGAGAAACAAATGCAAGCTCAAAAGGAGCGCGCTAGGGCGGCGCGTAAGCAGACCAATTACATGGGCAGCGATGAGGATATATACGCCGAGCTGCCCGATGATGTAATCTCTGTTTTTACCGGATATGACAGACTGGAAGATGACGGCGTTGTATCCGCTATTGTTGTAGACGGCGAATTGCGCAATGTGGCAGTAGAAGGCGACGAAGTTGAAATTATATTGGACAGGACGCCTTTTTATGCGCAGAGCGGTGGCCAGGTGGGCGATACGGGCTGGCTCTACGGTAACGGTGCCCGCGCGGAGGTTTATGATTGCAAGAAGGCTACCGGAAGGCGTATAATCCATCTGGGACGCATGGTTGAAGGCAGCCTGGCAGTAGGCGATAAGGTACATGCTACAGTAGATGAAGAACGTCGCATGGCTACTGCCCGCAATCATACGGCAACGCATCTGCTCCATAAAGCTTTGCGGGACACGCTCGGCGCGCACGTAGAGCAAGCCGGTTCATTGGTAACACCCGATAGGCTGCGCTTTGACTTTTCACATTTTGCTCCTATGACCCAGCAAGAATTGGATAGGGTTGAATATGAAGTTAATAAACATATATTGGATGACCTTGAGGTAACTATAGAAGAGATGGCTATAGAAGAGGCCAGAAAAACAGGCGCTATGGCATTGTTCGATGAGAAATATGGCGATAAGGTGCGCGTGGTATCTATAGATGCGTACAGCAAAGAACTATGCGGGGGCACTCATCTGAAACGTACAGGCCAGGCCGGGCTTTTTAAGATAATAAGCGAATCGGGTGTGGCTGCGGGTGTGCGCCGTGTAGAGGCTGTCACGGGATTTGGAGTGCTGGAACATTTCAAACAGCAGCAACAATTGTTAGATGCCGTAGCTGTCATCTTGAAAACCGCCCCTAAGGACATACCGTCTCGCGTAGAGGCTCTGCTTAAAGAGATAAAAGATTTCAAGCAGCAGGTGCAGGATGCTAAAAATAAGAAGGCGGTGTCAATAGATGATATAATGTCATCGGCCGATGCTATAGGCGATACTCGCATTATAGTATATAGGGTGGATAATGTCGATATGCAGTCTATGCGAAATATGCTGGACAATATAAAGGACAGGCTGAAAGACGGCGTGGCTGTGTTGGCTGGTGTCTGCGATGGCAAGGTTAATATCGTAGCAGGCGCGACCAAATCTGCAGTGCAACAGGGCATACATGCAGGTAATTTAGCCAAGAGGATAGCTGCATCGCTGGGCGGCAGCGGTGGCGGCCGACCAGATATGGGGCAGGCTGGGGCCAAAAACGCTGAAGCACTAGATAAAGCGCTTGCCGGTGCTCGCGATATCATATCAGAACAGATGAAAGCTAAGGTGGAAAGCTGA
- a CDS encoding damage-control phosphatase ARMT1 family protein, whose amino-acid sequence MECVAECTPCYLKQVISAFMAADLDQEKQRRLIKEVTKILPSIDDSKSPAENSSIVLLEAYRLMGIEDPFKRAKEQSNIMAMRLYPELKERIAEADDPLFMAIRIAAAGNIIDMGILREFDVEDSISEALSTGFALCDYNQFKEILSNVRRILIIGDNSGEIVFDKLLVEQLEHYASDIAYSVKSRPILNDATMQDAVMVGMTNIAHVIENGNQYLGTVLEACSREFLHELEAADLVISKGQGNYESLGGSLLAGRKTFFLLRAKCPWVAARAGVGNMGLVFCQNAIDVSNM is encoded by the coding sequence ATGGAGTGCGTAGCTGAATGCACGCCGTGCTATCTTAAGCAAGTGATATCGGCTTTTATGGCAGCGGACCTAGATCAGGAGAAACAGCGTCGGCTTATAAAAGAAGTTACCAAAATACTGCCATCTATCGATGATAGCAAGAGCCCTGCGGAGAATTCATCTATAGTTTTATTGGAAGCATACAGGCTGATGGGTATAGAAGATCCCTTCAAAAGGGCTAAAGAACAATCCAATATCATGGCGATGCGATTATACCCGGAATTAAAAGAACGCATCGCAGAAGCCGATGACCCGCTTTTTATGGCTATCCGCATTGCTGCAGCCGGAAATATCATAGATATGGGCATACTCAGAGAATTCGACGTTGAAGATAGCATAAGCGAAGCATTATCAACAGGTTTTGCCTTATGCGACTATAATCAGTTTAAAGAGATTCTGTCCAATGTCCGCCGTATACTGATCATAGGCGATAACAGTGGGGAGATAGTATTCGATAAATTACTGGTAGAGCAATTGGAGCACTATGCATCTGATATCGCCTATTCGGTTAAATCAAGGCCTATACTCAATGATGCTACTATGCAGGACGCCGTTATGGTGGGTATGACAAATATAGCTCACGTTATAGAGAATGGCAATCAATATCTCGGTACTGTATTGGAAGCTTGTTCTCGGGAGTTTTTACACGAATTAGAAGCAGCCGACCTCGTTATATCCAAAGGTCAGGGAAATTATGAATCGTTGGGAGGCTCTCTTTTAGCCGGCCGAAAAACTTTCTTCCTTCTTAGGGCTAAATGTCCATGGGTGGCTGCCCGTGCAGGTGTTGGCAATATGGGCCTTGTATTTTGCCAAAACGCTATTGATGTTTCGAACATGTGA
- the aroF gene encoding 3-deoxy-7-phosphoheptulonate synthase yields MIIVMQPNADKEQIKHVEEQIKAFGFQAHPIYGEFKTVIGAIGDKTGFDSQVFLNMPGVETVVPIMKPYKLVSRELKSDNTVVDVNGVKIGDEKLISIAGPCAIESERQIMDIACAVKKAGADMLRGGAYKPRTSPYAFQGLGEDGLKLLAQAGQETGLRVVTEVVDPRDVELVASYADMLQIGARNMQNYRLLQEIGASKKPVILKRGISATIEEWLMAAEYILYNGNTNVVLCERGIRTYETATRNTLDLNAIPLLKELTHLPVIVDPSHATGLWRLVPSVSMGVIAAGADGLIIEVHNDPSHALSDGPQSILPERFAELMVNLKALAAIIGRSI; encoded by the coding sequence ATGATAATAGTAATGCAACCCAATGCCGATAAAGAGCAGATAAAGCATGTGGAAGAGCAGATAAAAGCCTTTGGTTTTCAGGCTCATCCCATATACGGCGAATTTAAGACCGTCATAGGGGCCATAGGCGATAAAACCGGTTTCGACTCACAGGTATTTTTGAATATGCCAGGCGTAGAAACTGTAGTGCCTATTATGAAGCCGTATAAGCTAGTGAGCAGAGAGTTAAAATCTGACAACACGGTAGTGGATGTGAACGGGGTAAAGATAGGGGATGAAAAGCTTATCTCTATTGCTGGCCCTTGCGCTATAGAAAGTGAGCGGCAGATAATGGATATAGCCTGCGCGGTAAAAAAAGCAGGTGCCGATATGCTGCGCGGTGGGGCATATAAGCCGCGGACATCGCCATACGCATTTCAGGGGCTTGGCGAAGATGGATTAAAATTATTAGCTCAAGCCGGACAGGAAACTGGGCTGAGAGTGGTTACCGAGGTAGTCGACCCGCGCGATGTCGAATTAGTGGCCAGTTATGCGGATATGCTTCAAATAGGCGCAAGAAATATGCAAAATTATCGCCTGTTGCAGGAAATAGGAGCATCTAAAAAACCGGTTATATTAAAACGCGGTATATCGGCCACTATAGAGGAATGGCTTATGGCGGCCGAGTATATACTTTACAACGGTAATACGAATGTGGTATTATGCGAGCGCGGTATACGCACATACGAGACAGCTACGCGAAATACGCTGGATCTCAACGCCATACCACTGTTAAAAGAATTGACGCACTTGCCCGTAATAGTGGATCCAAGCCATGCTACAGGGCTGTGGCGATTGGTACCTTCTGTGTCTATGGGCGTGATAGCGGCTGGAGCGGACGGTCTCATAATAGAAGTACACAATGACCCGTCTCACGCCTTGTCCGACGGTCCTCAGTCCATATTGCCTGAGCGCTTTGCAGAATTGATGGTGAATCTCAAGGCATTGGCTGCCATCATAGGCCGCAGCATATAG
- a CDS encoding RrF2 family transcriptional regulator, with amino-acid sequence MKLSTKGRYGLTAMLDLALNYGEEPVALKNVAERQGISEPYLEQLIAGLRKAGLVKSVRGAQGGYILAYPPDKITVGDVMRVLEGPLAPVDCVIENEPVSCEKADHCVTRIIWEKIRDSINQVVDSITLQDMVDEYNRINGQKGYMYYI; translated from the coding sequence GTGAAATTATCGACAAAAGGGCGCTATGGCCTTACAGCTATGCTTGATCTGGCTCTGAATTACGGAGAAGAGCCCGTCGCATTAAAGAATGTAGCTGAGCGTCAAGGTATATCCGAGCCTTACCTGGAACAGCTTATAGCCGGCCTGCGCAAAGCCGGGCTGGTAAAGAGCGTCAGAGGAGCCCAGGGAGGCTATATTTTAGCGTATCCCCCAGATAAAATAACGGTTGGCGATGTCATGAGAGTATTGGAAGGGCCATTGGCACCCGTAGACTGTGTTATAGAAAACGAACCCGTATCATGCGAAAAGGCCGATCACTGTGTCACTCGAATAATATGGGAAAAAATAAGGGATAGTATTAATCAAGTAGTGGATTCTATAACTCTACAAGATATGGTAGACGAGTACAATCGCATTAATGGTCAAAAGGGCTATATGTACTATATATAA
- the nifS gene encoding cysteine desulfurase NifS has product MDRKIYMDHAATTYVKPEVLDEMLPYFTDKFGNPSSIYFYGREAKEAIEMAREKVAVAIGAEPSGIYFTSGGTESDNWAIKGAAFAGKKKGNHIITSAIEHHAVLHTCQYLEKLGFEVTYLPVDQYGLINPDDVRRAITDKTVLISIMTANNEIGTIEPISEIGKIAREQGVYFHTDAVQAIGSMDIDVKSLNVDMLSLSGHKFYGPKGIGALYIKKGVKIDQFMHGGAQERNRRASTENVPGIIGLGKAIELATATIPQRREHLTRLRDRLIKGIMDKIPFVRLNGHPTERLPGNVNLSFEFIEGESMLLSLDLKGVAASSGSACTSGSLDPSHVLLAIGLPHEVAHGSLRLTLGDDNTEEDVDYVIEILPDIVERLRQMSPLFAEREGELKNV; this is encoded by the coding sequence ATGGACAGAAAAATATACATGGATCATGCGGCCACAACATATGTAAAACCTGAGGTATTGGATGAAATGTTGCCGTATTTCACCGATAAATTCGGCAACCCGTCGAGCATATATTTTTATGGCCGCGAAGCCAAAGAAGCTATAGAGATGGCGCGCGAGAAAGTAGCTGTGGCTATAGGAGCAGAGCCGTCAGGAATTTATTTTACATCAGGCGGAACAGAATCCGACAATTGGGCTATAAAAGGCGCGGCTTTTGCCGGTAAGAAAAAAGGCAACCACATAATAACCTCTGCTATAGAACATCACGCTGTATTGCATACGTGTCAGTATTTAGAGAAGTTAGGCTTTGAAGTTACTTATCTGCCGGTCGATCAGTACGGCCTTATAAATCCCGATGATGTGCGCCGGGCTATAACCGATAAAACAGTGCTTATATCTATAATGACAGCCAATAACGAAATAGGCACCATAGAGCCTATATCTGAGATAGGCAAGATAGCCAGGGAACAAGGCGTCTATTTCCACACCGATGCCGTGCAAGCCATAGGAAGCATGGATATCGATGTAAAGTCATTAAATGTGGATATGCTGTCGCTTTCCGGCCATAAATTCTATGGGCCCAAAGGTATAGGTGCTTTATATATAAAGAAGGGCGTAAAAATAGATCAGTTTATGCATGGAGGTGCTCAGGAAAGGAACCGTCGTGCATCTACCGAGAATGTACCGGGCATAATCGGTTTGGGCAAAGCCATAGAGCTGGCTACGGCTACCATACCCCAAAGGCGGGAGCACCTTACGCGGCTAAGGGATCGTCTCATAAAAGGCATAATGGATAAAATACCATTTGTGCGTCTGAACGGCCATCCCACCGAAAGGCTGCCGGGCAATGTCAATTTATCGTTTGAATTTATAGAAGGTGAATCCATGTTGCTTAGCCTGGATCTAAAAGGCGTGGCAGCGTCCAGCGGATCGGCCTGTACGTCCGGTTCGCTCGACCCGTCGCATGTACTGCTGGCCATAGGATTACCGCATGAGGTAGCGCATGGCTCTTTGCGACTGACGCTGGGCGATGACAACACTGAGGAAGATGTGGATTATGTCATTGAAATACTGCCGGATATAGTGGAAAGATTGAGGCAGATGTCACCATTATTTGCAGAAAGAGAAGGGGAGTTGAAAAATGTATAG
- the nifU gene encoding Fe-S cluster assembly scaffold protein NifU, with translation MYSQKVMDHFTNPRNVGEIPDADGVGEVGNPRCGDIMKIFIKVDGDIITDVKFQTFGCAAAIATSSMATELIKGKTLDEALAITNKTVADALDGLPAIKMHCSVLAEDGLRAAIEDYKRKMGLITEDEMAKPHEHIHDCADDEAANG, from the coding sequence ATGTATAGTCAAAAGGTTATGGATCATTTTACAAATCCGCGCAATGTGGGGGAGATACCCGACGCCGATGGCGTCGGTGAGGTAGGCAACCCGAGATGCGGCGATATAATGAAGATATTTATAAAGGTGGATGGCGATATAATAACCGATGTTAAATTCCAGACTTTCGGTTGCGCGGCGGCTATAGCTACGAGCAGCATGGCTACCGAGCTGATAAAAGGCAAGACGTTGGATGAAGCACTGGCCATAACCAATAAAACCGTGGCCGACGCGCTGGATGGCCTTCCAGCCATAAAAATGCACTGTTCGGTGCTAGCTGAAGACGGGCTACGCGCTGCTATCGAGGATTATAAACGCAAGATGGGGCTTATAACCGAGGATGAAATGGCTAAGCCGCATGAGCATATCCACGACTGTGCCGATGATGAGGCGGCCAATGGATAA
- the mnmA gene encoding tRNA 2-thiouridine(34) synthase MnmA produces the protein MDKNRVVVGMSGGVDSSVTAYLLKQQGYDVIGVTMQVWQDDDPERQRLEGGCCSLYAVDDARRVAQMLDIPYYVMNFKDVFRRKVIDYFVDEYTKGRTPNPCLACNRYIKFEELMRRAHAIGAYYIATGHYAKIEYDEDLRRFILKRSIDDKKDQSYVLYTFTQYQLEHTLMPLGSYTKTEVREIARKIGLTVADKPDSQEICFVEDDDYGRFLAEQRPDAIKEGYFVDTAGHVLGKHKGIAFYTIGQRKGLGLSLGKPMYVVDVDAVNNVIVLGEQDDVFDDSLIAGDLNFIPFDRLDKPMEVTAKIRYNAKEVPAIVYPLDDGAKVKVVFDKPQRAVTPGQAVVFYQGDVVVGGGIIE, from the coding sequence ATGGATAAAAACCGCGTTGTGGTGGGGATGAGCGGCGGAGTAGACAGCTCTGTCACCGCTTACCTGCTCAAGCAGCAAGGATATGATGTTATAGGCGTTACAATGCAGGTATGGCAGGATGATGATCCCGAACGGCAGCGGCTGGAAGGCGGCTGCTGTTCTTTATATGCGGTGGACGATGCGCGCCGTGTGGCGCAGATGCTGGATATACCCTACTATGTGATGAACTTTAAGGATGTATTTCGACGAAAGGTGATTGATTATTTTGTCGATGAATACACAAAAGGCCGCACGCCCAATCCCTGCCTTGCATGTAACAGGTATATAAAGTTTGAAGAACTCATGAGGCGAGCTCATGCTATAGGGGCTTATTATATAGCCACAGGTCATTATGCAAAAATAGAGTACGACGAAGATCTCCGACGCTTTATATTGAAGCGCTCGATCGACGATAAAAAGGATCAGAGCTATGTGCTATATACGTTTACCCAATATCAACTAGAACATACGCTCATGCCGCTGGGCAGTTACACTAAAACGGAAGTCAGGGAAATAGCGCGGAAAATAGGATTAACCGTGGCCGATAAACCAGACAGCCAGGAGATATGCTTTGTTGAGGACGATGATTATGGGCGATTTTTGGCAGAGCAACGCCCGGATGCCATAAAAGAGGGTTACTTTGTGGATACAGCCGGGCATGTATTGGGCAAGCATAAAGGCATAGCCTTCTATACCATAGGCCAGCGCAAGGGATTGGGCCTATCGCTGGGCAAACCTATGTATGTCGTAGATGTAGACGCGGTCAATAATGTGATCGTGCTGGGAGAACAAGATGATGTATTTGATGACAGTTTGATAGCGGGCGATTTAAATTTTATTCCGTTTGATCGTCTGGATAAGCCCATGGAAGTCACCGCCAAGATAAGGTACAACGCTAAAGAGGTACCGGCTATTGTATACCCGCTGGATGACGGTGCTAAGGTAAAGGTCGTATTTGACAAGCCTCAGCGCGCTGTTACGCCCGGACAGGCAGTGGTATTCTACCAGGGCGATGTCGTGGTGGGCGGCGGCATAATAGAATGA
- a CDS encoding GreA/GreB family elongation factor, whose translation MLNLAFSDGYYDKLRQHLDAIKSKKDDMIDRYFPELNAERYDFMQLMDDYIKRLGELLQQNCDTPFVIIGSTVKVRDIDDDYTITFTLVCPHESNPVKGCISYLSPIGKSLLLKKAGEIVSVVTPNGEVRYEILEIKI comes from the coding sequence ATGTTAAATCTTGCTTTTTCAGATGGATATTACGATAAATTGAGACAGCATCTGGATGCTATCAAAAGCAAAAAAGATGATATGATCGATCGTTATTTCCCGGAACTCAATGCTGAGCGTTATGATTTCATGCAGCTTATGGATGATTATATAAAACGACTTGGCGAACTACTACAGCAAAACTGCGACACGCCATTTGTTATAATCGGCAGCACAGTAAAGGTACGGGATATAGACGATGATTATACAATTACCTTTACTCTGGTATGCCCTCACGAAAGCAATCCCGTCAAGGGATGTATATCCTATTTATCTCCTATAGGCAAGTCATTATTGCTCAAAAAAGCAGGAGAAATAGTAAGTGTCGTTACCCCTAACGGAGAAGTGAGATACGAGATTCTGGAGATAAAAATATAA